The Melanotaenia boesemani isolate fMelBoe1 chromosome 3, fMelBoe1.pri, whole genome shotgun sequence genome contains the following window.
aaatacataacagaaaaaaaagttacagttcAGTATACACAAAGCAGatacacccccacccccatttGGCACATGACTCcttgatttctttctctgtactaaaagtagtataaaacactaaaagtgataaccatctggcttgatgttgctgtgaggaaacaatatcatggggatccatccataCCAGGAGCCAGTCTACCCATGTCCTACAGAGGCCGCCATCACGGCAACCACCGCGATCGGGGCAGACTGGGACCCAcaccacaccacagccataaggctgcagtatAGGGCCCCAGACACCCAGACAATGGCAATCACCGCAGCAACAACCCCCAaactgagcaggcagagcccccggcatggaggatccccatgaggaaaacactggagttaaaacaaatattaaataaccttaagaaacaataagctaagagtaagtaaataaataagtaaataaataaataaacaggcaaCTGACGTAAGGTagtactgggaataaaaggATTTCAAAATAATGATTTCTCTGGAATGAAATAGATATGTCATGGCATGTTattatatgtctttttttttttttgtcattttgcatAAGTAAAAGTCTACTTTCTAGTGATGCTAATACAAACCAGTATTCCCTGAACATAGATATTTCAAGAAgactttctttaaataaacatataatttgtaaaatatagtaaaacagaaaaaaaaaaacttgccaaCATAGTCGTCATCCTAAAGATGAAGGAACTATTctgtcattaaaataaacagtaagaAGTGctggtaagaaaaaaatgattaacaCCCTCAGTAAGGCGATATAGACTCAGCAGTTTTCATGACTTAGTATTATTCTTCAGAAATGCATCCCACTCAATTACACTGTACTCATACCTGACAACACCCACTGCATACCTCAATTTCCTAAAGATTGCAAAACTAGTTTCTGGGGGAGGCAGGTCTTGGCGTCAGTGAATAGTCTTCCTTGTGCTAAGGGGGTGTGTTACTAAGGACATTGGAAACATTGAAGGAAATCCGTCCACTTTCTCTCTGTGTAACTGAGGGAACGCTTCAGAGGGAGGGgcaaatgtataaatataagaTGAAGGTGACTGCAGAATTAATTACACTTGCTACACTGACGCTAACAAATGGAAGGTAAGGATTGTCTTCAGTGATGGaagctttttaaatctttttattgtaGCTTATAAGTTtcttataatatatataattcttatatatatatatatattttttttcaaatttcacCCCCAGACTGCTGAATGCTTTTCAATTTACAATGTCTATGATTGAAATGTTTTCCAGACTTGAGTATACAGTATGTCAACCTGGAACAGTCTGAAAACCTGGAGAGACACAGGACAGTGGGCTTTAACGGTGCCAATGCTCTAGTGGTGCGAAGAGGAGCTCCATTCAGAATCAGTGTAGGGCTGAAGGGTCGACCTTTCAACCCTACGACTGACTCTCTGAGGATCAAAGTCATGCTAGGTATTCTAGATTTAGCTTTACAGAAGATCATTTTGTGGATGAGGGACTGTTTAGCTCAAGCTTTTTGTGTGAACCAGCacagtaaaacaatatattctttttttccctctcaggTCCGCTGTTTGTGATAATGCCAGTCACATTGCCAAAGAAGACCCCTTCCTCCAGTTGGAATGCTTATATTAACACACATGGCTTAAACCCCCTGAACCCCTCGATCTTCATCTCCTCTCCAGCCTCTGCATCAGTGGGCTGGTACAAGTTTCAGCTGGATGTGCTCACACTGGATGGCCAGAGGAGTCAGGCTTTTGGCAAGTTTATTCTGCTCTGCAACCCCTGGTGCTCTGGTGAGTACAACCAAGTGAAGTAATGGGAATATTACTCCTGCttatcagctttttatttatttattagccATCTCAGAATCAGTCTTTTTAAACAGTGCTGGAATATTTTTTGTTAGCAACAAAAAGCAGTGAGTTTATCAAACCAGAAATGTAGATGTAAATATGCTGTATGAGTCTAAATTCATTTACAAAGAAGAATTAAAATCACTTCGCCGTTTGTTCTTTTTGTCAGACAATTTTGGCTACAATAGTTTTGTAAAGTATTACTTTTGTAATCATACCAGAGAGTTGAGGTCTTCTCATTAAAATTCACAAGATACCTGTGTTATCATTTAAATGATCAAACATGAATTCACAAGCGCAGTCTAAATACTGCATTCACCATCGTCTCTCTAAAGTCTGAGATTTTACTGTGGATCACTGTGCAGACCTTcaaaacaagctgctggattcatttaatttaaatccgGTGTGTTCGAGCAGGGAAGCCTcaacacctgcaggacagtggctctcTAATACCAGAATTTAACATCCCTACCTCTAAGACAGGGATGCCCAAAGTTGGTCGtcaagggccgctgtcctgcagattttccaatgtttcctgcttcaacacacctgactcaaatgaaatagatccaacagcctattaaattttgcacaatgactcatcaatatgagtcaggtggttttggagcagggacacatcaaaaacctgcgggattgtggcccttgaggaccggagctgggcaaCCCGCTCTAAGATAAATTACCATGGTGTATTAAAGATCATTCAACATTTGTCTCCTGGACAAGccacattcatttattcatacatttCTTTATCACACACCTACACAATATATATTCACACAATGGGCAGTGAGGGGTTGAGTGTTTTGCCAAAGGAGTCTTGAACATGCAGACAAAGCCGCCACTCTACACCTTGAGTCACAGCAACTCCACAAACTTTATCTCTATGAAAACTCTCTTCTGTGAGAACGGCCTTTAGTTACTGCTGCTTCCAAAACATGGTTATATACAATTTATGCTACATACCAAGTTACATTTTAAGAAGTAAATGCAGGCCGCTTTACTAAGTATAATGTTTATGTCTTTCAGAGGATGCAGTGTATCTTCCATGTGAGGAACAGAGAAAAGAATATGTCCAAAGTGACTCTGGGTTGCTGTTTATGGGGACAGCTAAGAACCTTGTATCAAGACCATGGTCCTTTGATCAGGTATGAGATCAGTTTCTTACTGTCTTAATTTCAAGGCTCTGCACCACAAGATTGGATTGCATTTAACCTTCATTTACTTGATGTTAAGTTttattaaactgtttattatAACAGCTCAAGGAAACTCTGACATATTAGAGGAATTAAATAAGGGAGACACTTTAGTGCTAGATGCTGTAGTTGAAGCAGCAACTGTACAATGTAACACTGATAgatgaaaacaggaaaccaaACCTCAACCCTAAACATGACATCACATTTAGGGTTGTaattttaaagcaataaaatgtgCTTCATAAATCACAAACATGTTAATACTCtaatttctgtctttgtgaAGTATGAGCCAGGTGTTCTGGAGTCATGCCTGAATCTTCTCCAAGTCAGCCCTCAGCACCAAAAGAACACGAGAATGGACTGCCTGAATCTAAACAACCCTGTTTACATCAGCCGGGTAGTCTCTGCCATGGTGAGTGGGAACAAGTTCTGGAAACAAAGCATTCCATCATTGCGTTCCTTCTTACACTGACAACACTAACATCATAACTactgattaaaaacaagttGAGTCCTGAACTGGGACAAGTTGTTCTGCAGAtcataaagaaaaatgacaggATCGCAGCACTAAACTATCACCTGTAAGGACACTGTAGCTGTCTGACAGTCAGATGCAGTAGTCATTAAACTGCCACTCTTTATCAGAACCATCACAGAACATAAAGTCTGTGATGCCCAAACTTGCTCTGCCATCTTTGGGAACCAAAGTGcttatttagaaatttttttttctcttgttattTGAATTTAGATCAACTGTGAAGATGATCGTGGAGTACTGAAGGGAAACTGGTCAGGTGACTACAAACAAGGTAATCATCCCTCCAAGTGGACAGGAAGTGGAGACATCTTGAAACAATGGGCCCGGTCTGGTTACCAGCCAGTCAAGTATGGACAGTGTTGGGTGTTTGCTGCTGTCATGTGCACAGGTGATTACGTCTCCATAATCTTATACTTTtaggaaattaaatattttatttcatttactttcctttaaatttttttctttaaaaaaaaaaaaaaaaaacatcactcaAGCCCTGGAATTTGTCACTTTAATTAAAGTTGTTAACCCTGAATCAATGCTTCCAGGACACAATGTTCAGATATTTTCAGCAGCATGTTAACgtctgtctctgtttttattacGTCTTTCAGTTATGAGAGTTCTTGGCATTCCTTGTCGTGTTGTCACAAACTTCAACTCAGCCCATGACACCAATGGCAACCTGGTGATTGAGGAGTACTACAGCGAAACTGGGACAAAACTAAACCTCAGCCAAGACAGCATATGGTGAGTAATGATCAGCATCTGAAGCAGCTTGTTGGCATTTGATTCATTTTGTGaatgattaaaaatatatatttttttggaTCCTGTAAAAAGGAACTTTCATGTATGGGTGGAGTGTTGGATGACTCGCAGGGATGTGGGATCTGAAATGGACGGTTGGCAAGTTCTGGACCCGACCCCACAGGAGAGAAGTGGAGGTGTGTGAGAAGTGTTGCTTaagtgctttttatttattcacttattttttttccGTAGGTATCTGTTAACTGTTCCAtaactttctttcttcttataaCCTAGGAGTGTTCTGCTGTGGCCCAGCTCCAGTCAAAGCAATCAGGAGTCAGCGTATCGACCTTTTATATGACATCCCATTTGTCCATGCTGAGGTGAATGCTGACGTACACACAATCATCGTGAGCCAGGGTCAGATGGTCAGCTTCAGCAAAGACAAGGACAAAGTTGGATCCCTCATCTGCACTAAAGCTGTTGGCCTCCCAAGACTGCAGAACATCACAGCAGACTATAAATATGTGAAAAGTATGACCCCAAAATCTCCCAAAATATCCATCCATTTGCACTCCAGCTAATTGATAATCAAGCTAATGCTTGATCTAGATGGCAGTAATGATTTTGCTCACATTTtgtgtcatcttttttttaataaaggccCAACTTCAACACCGTCATCAAGAAGTTCCACCATTTCAAAAGACTCAACACTGAGAAGAGGTAATTTGTCATTTTGGATTTGTTagttttgattttgttgtttaaacatgccctcttttaaagatgttttttcttcattttcagctGTCTTATCCAAAGGAGTGTCAGTCGTCCTGGCCCTGGATAAATCTCCAGTAGTCGGGGAGCCAATCTGCTTTACGGTGAAGGTGATGAACCAACAAAGTGTATCCAAGATGATGAAAGTTCATTTCAATGCTCAGGCAAAAGAGTACAACCACAATCCTTCTGACACCTTTTGGGACAAAAATGGTGTCATACAGTTAGCACCCATGGAaggtaaatttgttttttaatctacaCATAAATTCTGCTCTGGTTGTATTTTTTGCGAACAGATTAGATGATGAATTTCACACTCCTGCTTTCACTTTCCAGTCAAGGTACTGCAGCAGCAGATCCTCTCAGCCCAGTATGTGGATGTGGTGGGTGACAATCTGATCAACTTGGCAGTTGTCCTGGAGGACATGGCCAGCCATGAACGGGTGCTCACTTCAGAGGAGTTTAACATAGCAAGCCCAGAGCTCACCATCCAGGTACTTTGTGAACAATAATTATGAACTGTGCAATTTCTCTGGGTGGAAAATAACTTCTTTTAAGTAAATATTCTGGCTTAAATACTGTATTTAAATACTGTATCTTGATTCTCCTTCAGGTTGCAGATGAAGACTCTGTTGTGCCCAAAAAAGAGCATACTGCCACAATTTCTTTCACCAACCCGTTCTCTCAACCAGTGAGTGGATTACTCACTGTAGAAGGAGCTGGGCTCATGCACAAGGTTCACTTCAGGTAAGAATGAGGAATGAGGAATGAATGGCTGCTAATGAAAAGGTGGAGGAATGCTCAAATAAAGGAGTGTCGTCAAACACTGCATAACAGAACAGTGTGTCCAGGTTAAAGGATTGTGCGTATGTTAATGTGTAAAACAAATGACACTTGACAGTGACAATCAGCCATTTCAAAAGACTGGATCATCATTTTTGCAGGCATGTGGGTCATATTCTGTCTGTTGTCTTCCCACAGTATGCCCTCATTACGTCCAGGCATGAGAGTGGAGCAAGACATCAAATTCCTCCCAAGCATGGTGGGTGTAAAGATGCTGCAGGCCAGTCTGTCACTCTCAGAAATCAACATCAACATCAGAGGCTTTAAGATGGTGTCCATCAACAGTATTTAACTCCCTCAAAGGTTGTCATGTGTTATATTACCCTCACTGAAATCAATGTGAatggtatttattttttgctgtgtatttatttgagccattaaaataatattgttGCCTGAAATTTTGCATCAGTActtgaaatgtaaaaattggcaaaaaaaatgctaatttaaGGAATTATGCTTATTTAAGCTTTGCCACCTGTGTCATATTTCTTCTGCAGAAGCTACACACTTCAGTGTTAATAATGTTTGaatgtatttttcttgttgcatttctttttctgccCTGAAGAGGGAGACATCTCCTCAGAGATAAGAGCAGGCCCCTTGGATGAAATACTTTTCGTACCTTAAGATATTAATATGTAATTTAAAACAATCTATCACTACTCTTGATGTCATGTAATCTTTCTATGCCTTCACGCTTCgtaaatgtgtgaaataaaaggAAAGCTAATTTGACTTTGcctaaaatgcaattaatttatctttattaatctACTAACTTAACTGTCTGTCACAACAAATCAACAATAAAGCATTATATACAAATCATAGCTAAGCTGACAGGCAGTGTTATCAGCACATGCACAACCACACCACATCATCTATATTACAAACTGGTTAATAGGAAATGAAACAgtatgagaaaagaaaacaatatacACCCCATAATCAAAAGTAAGGATTCAGACACCAGTCTATAACACAGCATCTGCAAGGAAACATcttatcaaaacatttttacaagcaTGTAACTTTGGTTTTtatgagggattttttttatgcttaGCTCCTATTTCTACGTCATTGTGTTGTAGCGATAAACCAATAATAAATAGTATAATGACAAAAACAGACTATTTTAAGAGCCTTTAGCTATGaggaaattttatttaacatcaATCTAGCTGGCTAACAtaacagtggaaaaaaatcaaCGTATTGCCTCAAGTTATCTCtaattttgtcttaaaaattgaaatgggcagagaaaatgtttttaaaactcaaacaaataaaaagacacagaagAATTTAAACTTTTCATCCATCGGGACACACTCACTGTGCTCTTTAAACAGGAAGCAAGAATTTGCATTCAGTGCAAAATTTGTGTACAAAAATGGGACATCAGTTATAAAGTTGAGATGAACTGACacaaaagcaggaaaacatatctgtgtggtttttattttaatgtatatgTATACTTGCAGTATTAACTATAATTCCCTGGGATTAATCAAGCTTTGGTCCCTCACTTTACTTTGGTctgcgtgttttttttttgttttttttttctttttgtccagcACTTCTTTAGGCTTCTTGTCTGTGTGTCCTGCTGCAGCCTTGCTTCAAACTCCTCATAATTCCTTTGACTCTGGTGTCAAACTGTCCATCTGGGTGCACCGTCAAACCAGCAACACTGACTCTATATTCAGTTTCTACAGGCACCTTCTCCTTCCAGATGCTCAGGAGTTTCTCATAGTTTGAGTGGAGTAGCAGAACTTGATTGCTGGTGCCCTCTAAAGGTAGTCCAGCTCCAGTGCATGGCTCAAAGCTTCCAGGTCAGCCCGACAGGACACCCTCCAGAATGGCATGTTCTTCTAGGGAAGGCAAACACAATTTGACATTAAACAAAGGGCTAATGTATAAAATGCAATCTTACTATAAGGTAGTGGTTTCCAAACTGGGGGGTGAGATCCGTAGGGGCGTCCAACGTTATGACGGGAGGGTGGGGGCCagtaagacaaaataaaactgataatgCTAGCAAAACTTAGACAAATTTGGGAAAATTGTGGGAAAACAATATTGAATCAACAACAGAAATttcaactaccaaaaaaaaaaaaaaaaaaactaaactaaactaaagtcTATTTGgtggcacatttctttgtatatttctttgtaagcatGGGGGTGCATGTGGTAGTGGGGGAGGCTTGACACTGATGTTTTCGATGAAAAGGGGATCCTGCAGataaaagtttgggaaccactgcataAGGCAAGCACGTTCTAACAGCTAGCAGCTTCTGCAGTGTATGAGTGTATGTGGGGAAATTCTGCAGTggtttaaaaaggaattttggcaaaaaaaaagagcagccAAATCTTAGAGAAATTCTGACATCTCAATGCAAAGACTTGACAAACAGCAACAGAGGCTGCAAGAATGGAGATTATCATAAGGTTAACTGATTAGTTGTGGACTATTTTTCAGCAGCCAAGCTGATTTATACCTTTTTGGCTACGGTTTCCTCTTCGGCTCCATCTCCTATCACCACATAGACTGCTCTCCGACCAAACCTCTGAGACACACGCTCAAAACAACTCTCTTTAcctttaaaaagatgaaaaataggattaaaattttaaaatccatttcgttttaatttataaattactTTGCATACAAAAAGTAGCACAAAGGGCTctacacaaaaacatacaactaactatttttaaaaatacacaccTAATCACAATCTCTCTTGCTCTTGCACATGCACTCATACTAACACACAACATGCACACCCTCGACCCCCCCCctccgacacacacacacacacacagactcctCCCCCCTTCTgtctttttaactaaataattttcgaataaacatctggcttgacgctgatgtgaggaaacaataaaacaatataaaatttatttaatgttgctCAGTCTGAAGCACCAGCTCTGCCAGAGATTTTCTCACCTATCTTAGTGGCGCTGTATATGTTTTCAATGGGAAAGGCAGAGCCGAGACCATAGAGTAACACCTTGGAGAGGGCTGGGATCAGCTGGGTGGTGGTCACCAGCACATTTACACAGTTAGGCCTAAAATTAGACAGGACAATGAGGACATACAGGACAAATTCAATATTTACAGGAAATAAGGTTTCTTTCAATTCAGAATGTGAAAATAGGGAACATTTACagaagagcaaaaataacttaCAGCTGACATCTAATGTAAATTTCCTTATTAATAGGAATTAAGCTGTGCTAGCTTGAACCTACCTGGAGTTGATGAGAGCCAAGGCTTTGAGTGCTTGAGTCAGCCACAGGTCAGTGAGGACTTCCATCTCTCTCCTCAGCTGTAACCACTCCTCTCGCTTGGGGCTGCCCAGCAAgcctaaaaaatatttaaaatggtgCTTAAAAGTTGTTGAAAACCTCAAAATGTTCTATATTACTCTACTAACTATAGACTAAATATTATCCTTGTTGACATTAAATTATAGTCCATCAACATTTGCATGCAGTATCTGCAGTGATCTTGTTATGCAGCAATAACCTCATGCACATAAAGTTTTCAGgaattgtaaaaaaaagtccTGTATACAAAATGAGAGGATTTCTCTATAAACAGCAGCTTTAACTCTGGGTTAGTTGGTGGACTTCCTTACATAAATTTCTTTTTGACTGAAGTTTGTTGAAAGATTATATTCTGGACATTATTTAGATATTCTAGATATggacataatttttttaataggcTTCCACAGAACTGCAGGTCAACTAAAACTCaggcttttaaaatgttatttttgtaactGTTGCATTTAgctagtcttttgtttttgtattgtttttgtcttcttttaacTAGTCTTGTTTTATGCTTCACTTTTATGCTTTTGTTCATTCTGTTTTAATCTGTCTTTAATTTGTCCCTGTAGTCTATGCTTCACCTGCATGTAGGAGCTACTTTTAGTTAAAAGCACCCTGGTCTTGTCATGTTTCTATGTGTTTGCCTCTTGTTGCTTGTTGCTTGTTTTAACCACTTTGAATTGCTTTTGtctgaaaagtgctatataaataaagtttgattcgATTGGATTCTTTTCAAACCAAGTTTTAGTAAAAACACTTCTGCACTTAGACTTTTTCTCTTCCTGCATGATCCACTAAGTTTCTAATTAAAAtcaaaaagttgtgttttcatgtgtccACAAAGAATTTTTCAAAccgacttttgttttttttccacatgatcttaagcaaacaaaaacttttctctctattttctCTTTGCAGAAGTGCCATCGTAGTTGTTCACGGGACTGGTAAACATTAAagtttatgttaatgtttaattatttcctggtcttagtatgttgttatgtacAAAACAACCAAGCAGGCACCCAATGACTACTTTAAAATTATGATTCACTCTTCAGAGAAGTGTAAACCGAGGCTAGAGAAGGACTTACCTCCAACATTATTCTTGTATGTGTTGTAGATCTCCTTAACTCTGCGGTATCGGAAAGCCAGTTTCCTCATCCAGTCCACTCCACCATGTACCCCTGACCCCAGGCACAAAGAGCCTGCTCCTGCTGGGCTCTGGAAGCCATCCGACCCAAAGTTGTATGTGCTGCAAGATCATAAAGAAGGAAACAGCCAGAATGTGGCTCATAAAGATGAAAACGGAATTTTTCTAGACCATTGTACCGTCACACTTTCATCAGTGTCTCTAGATGATGCTCTAAAAATCTGTATAAGTATATCCACGGATGCACTGAAAAAGAAAGCAGTGACTGAGC
Protein-coding sequences here:
- the tgm5l gene encoding transglutaminase 5, like, with product MEDLSIQYVNLEQSENLERHRTVGFNGANALVVRRGAPFRISVGLKGRPFNPTTDSLRIKVMLGPLFVIMPVTLPKKTPSSSWNAYINTHGLNPLNPSIFISSPASASVGWYKFQLDVLTLDGQRSQAFGKFILLCNPWCSEDAVYLPCEEQRKEYVQSDSGLLFMGTAKNLVSRPWSFDQYEPGVLESCLNLLQVSPQHQKNTRMDCLNLNNPVYISRVVSAMINCEDDRGVLKGNWSGDYKQGNHPSKWTGSGDILKQWARSGYQPVKYGQCWVFAAVMCTVMRVLGIPCRVVTNFNSAHDTNGNLVIEEYYSETGTKLNLSQDSIWNFHVWVECWMTRRDVGSEMDGWQVLDPTPQERSGGVFCCGPAPVKAIRSQRIDLLYDIPFVHAEVNADVHTIIVSQGQMVSFSKDKDKVGSLICTKAVGLPRLQNITADYKYVKSPTSTPSSRSSTISKDSTLRRAVLSKGVSVVLALDKSPVVGEPICFTVKVMNQQSVSKMMKVHFNAQAKEYNHNPSDTFWDKNGVIQLAPMEVKVLQQQILSAQYVDVVGDNLINLAVVLEDMASHERVLTSEEFNIASPELTIQVADEDSVVPKKEHTATISFTNPFSQPVSGLLTVEGAGLMHKVHFSMPSLRPGMRVEQDIKFLPSMVGVKMLQASLSLSEININIRGFKMVSINSI